The Gadus macrocephalus chromosome 20, ASM3116895v1 genome includes a region encoding these proteins:
- the LOC132448541 gene encoding LOW QUALITY PROTEIN: atypical chemokine receptor 3-like (The sequence of the model RefSeq protein was modified relative to this genomic sequence to represent the inferred CDS: inserted 1 base in 1 codon), which translates to MSLSTSEMEDLWESLGELNSSDPLGNITSVDVVLCATAFSRRALLSSMCVLYTFIFVXGLAANALVLWVNVRAQRDAAAPRHETHVYVTQLAAADLCVCVTLPVWVSSLAQSGHWPFGEAACKLTHLLFSVNLFSSIFFLACMSVDRYLGVVGRGAAAADGPAAARRRKLIRRGVCVGVWLLALLASLPDTYFLRAVRSAHGEATLCRPVYPDHSPQEWMVGVQLSFILLGFALPFPVIAVFYALLARALSRSSVTSPSSSSSSSSVITSSTSCCSSPGSAGEQERCVSRRVILAYIVVFLGCWGPYHAVLLTDALSQLGVVPLTCGLENVLYVALHLTQCLSLFHCCFNPILYNFINRNYRYDLMKAFIFKYSTRTGLARLIDTSHVSEAEYSAVAVDSSPQV; encoded by the exons ATGAGCCTGAGCACCAGCGAGATGGAGGACCTGTGGGAGTCCTTGGGGGAGCTGAACTCCTCGGACCCCCTGGGGAACATCACCAGCGTGGACGTCGTGCTGTGCGCCACGGCCTTCAGCCGGAGGGCGCTGCTCTCCTCCATGTGCGTCCTCTACACCTTCATCTTCG GTGGCCTGGCCGCCAACGCCCTGGTGCTGTGGGTCAACGTGCGCGCCCAGCGGGACGCCGCCGCGCCGCGCCACGAGACGCACGTGTACGTCACGCAGCTGGCGGCCGCCgacctgtgcgtgtgcgtgacgcTGCCCGTGTGGGTGAGCTCGCTGGCGCAGAGCGGCCACTGGCCCTTCGGCGAGGCGGCGTGCAAGCTCACGCACCTGCTCTTCTCCGTCAACCTGTTCAGCAGCATCTTCTTCCTGGCCTGCATGAGCGTGGACCGCTACCTGGGCGTGGTCGGGCGGGGCGCGGCCGCGGCCGATGGCCCGGCCGCCGCGCGCCGCCGGAAGCTGATTCGCCGCGGggtgtgcgtgggcgtgtggCTGCTGGCGCTGCTCGCCTCGCTGCCCGACACCTACTTCCTGCGGGCGGTGCGCTCGGCCCACGGCGAGGCCACGCTGTGCCGGCCGGTGTACCCCGACCACAGCCCCCAGGAGTGGATGGTGGGGGTGCAGCTCAGCTTCATCCTGCTGGGCTTCGCGCTCCCCTTCCCCGTCATCGCCGTGTTCTACGCCCTGCTGGCGCGGgctctctcccgctcctccgtcacctccccctcctcctcttcctcctcctcctccgtcatcacgtcctccacctcctgctgctcctctccgGGGTCAGCCGGGGAGCAGGAGCGCTGCGTGAGCCGCCGTGTGATCCTGGCCTACATCGTGGTGTTCCTGGGCTGCTGGGGGCCGTACCACGCCGTCCTGCTGACCGACGCCCTCTCCCAGCTGGGCGTGGTTCCGCTGACCTGCGGCCTGGAGAACGTGCTCTACGTGGCCCTTCACCTCACCCAGTGCCTCTCGCTGTTCCACTGCTGCTTCAACCCCATCCTGTACAACTTCATCAACCGGAACTACCGCTACGACCTCATGAAGGCCTTCATCTTCAAGTACTCCACCCGCACGGGGCTGGCGCGCCTCATCGACACCTCCCACGTCTCCGAGGCGGAGTACTCGGCCGTGGCGGTCGACAGCTCGCCGCAGGTCTGA
- the LOC132449030 gene encoding ribosyldihydronicotinamide dehydrogenase [quinone]-like, which yields MAAKKVLVVYAHQSAGSFNSAAKDAAVEVLGAQGCTVEVSDLYALKFKAMATAEDIVGEVKNQDHFRYAEETKLAWEEGKLSEDIVEEQRKLTQADLVIFQFPMYWFSVPGIMKGWIDRVLTSGYAFTQEKRYSQGIFKDKKAMLSFTTGSNESMFSANGINGDMNVTLWPLQNGILHYCGFQVLAPQIFWAPSHVKAEARGTMLGGWRTRLQGLLREAPLSFTPSDSFDGAKGFQLKPEVQEKHEGQEFGLTVGTHQGKRLPPNSQIRAGV from the exons ATGG CAGCGAAGAAGGTGCTGGTTGTTTACGCCCATCAGAGCGCCGGGTCGTTCAACTCTGCAGCTAAAGACGCTGCTGTCGAGGTCCTGGGCGCTCAGGGCTGCACGGTGGAGGTGTCCGACCTGTACGCCCTCAAGTTCAAGGCCATGGCCACTGCTGAAGACATCGTTG GAGAGGTGAAGAACCAGGATCACTTCCGCTACGCTGAGGAGACCAAGCTTGCGTGGGAGGAGGGCAAGCTGTCTGAAGACATCGTGGAGGAGCAGCGCAAACTCACCCAGGCAGACCTTGTCAtcttccag TTCCCCATGTACTGGTTCTCAGTCCCTGGCATCATGAAGGGCTGGATCGACCGGGTGCTGACGTCAGGCTATGCCTTCACGCAGGAGAAGAGATACAGCCAGGGCATCTTCAAG GACAAGAAGGCCATGCTGTCCTTCACCACCGGCTCCAATGAGTCCATGTTCAGTGCCAATGGCATCAACGGGGACATGAATGTCACCCTGTGGCCACTACAG AATGGAATCCTGCACTACTGCGGGTTCCAGGTCCTGGCCCCCCAGATCTTCTGGGCTCCGTCTCATGTGAAGGCTGAGGCTCGGGGCACCATGCTGGGGGGCTGGCGTACCCGCCTGCAGGGTCTGCTGCGGGAGGCCCCGCTCTCCTTCACCCCGTCGGACTCCTTCGACGGGGCCAAGGGCTTCCAGCTGAAGCCCGAGGTCCAGGAGAAACACGAGGGCCAGGAGTTCGGGCTGACGGTGGGAACCCACCAGGGGAAGAGGCTGCCCCCCAACAGCCAGATCAGAGCTGGTGTCTAA
- the LOC132448808 gene encoding ribosyldihydronicotinamide dehydrogenase [quinone]-like isoform X2, translating into MAAKKVLVVYAHQSAGSFNSAAKDAAVEVLGTQGCTVEVSDLYALKFKATATAEDIVGEVKNQDHFRYAEETKLAWEEGKLSEDIVEEQRKLTQADLVIFQFPMYWFSVPGIMKGWIDRVLTSGYAFTQEKRYSQGIFKDKKAMLSFTTGSNESMFSANGINGDMNVTLWPLQNGILHYCGFQVLAPQIFWAPSQVKAEARGTMLGGWRTRLQGLLREAPLSFTPSDSFDGAKGFQLKPEVQEKHEGQEFGLTVGTHQGKKLPPNSQIRAGV; encoded by the exons ATGG CAGCGAAGAAGGTGCTGGTTGTTTACGCCCATCAGAGCGCCGGGTCGTTCAACTCTGCAGCTAAAGATGCTGCTGTCGAGGTCCTGGGCACTCAGGGCTGCACGGTGGAGGTGTCCGACCTGTACGCCCTCAAGTTCAAGGCCACGGCCACTGCTGAAGACATCGTTG GAGAGGTGAAGAACCAGGATCACTTCCGCTACGCTGAGGAGACCAAGCTTGCGTGGGAGGAGGGCAAGCTGTCTGAAGACATCGTGGAGGAGCAGCGCAAACTCACCCAGGCAGACCTTGTCATCTTCCAG TTTCCCATGTACTGGTTCTCAGTCCCTGGCATCATGAAGGGCTGGATCGACCGGGTGCTGACGTCAGGCTATGCCTTCACGCAGGAGAAGAGATACAGCCAGGGCATCTTCAAG GACAAGAAGGCCATGCTGTCCTTCACCACCGGCTCCAATGAGTCCATGTTCAGTGCCAATGGCATCAACGGGGACATGAATGTCACCCTGTGGCCACTACAG AATGGAATCCTGCACTACTGCGGGTTCCAGGTCCTGGCCCCCCAGATCTTCTGGGCTCCGTCTCAAGTGAAGGCAGAGGCTCGGGGCACCATGCTGGGGGGCTGGCGCACCCGCCTGCAGGGTCTGCTGCGGGAGGCCCCGCTCTCCTTCACCCCGTCGGACTCCTTCGACGGGGCCAAGGGCTTCCAGCTGAAGCCCGAGGTCCAGGAGAAACACGAGGGTCAGGAGTTCGGGCTGACGGTGGGAACCCACCAGGGGAAGAAGCTGCCCCCCAACAGCCAGATCAGAGCTGGTGTCTAA
- the LOC132448809 gene encoding ribosyldihydronicotinamide dehydrogenase [quinone]-like, translating to MEAKKVLVVYAHQSVGSFNAAAKDAAVEVLGAQGCTVDVSDLYALKFKATATAEDIVGEVKNQDHFRYAEETKLAWEEGKLSEDIVEEQRKLTQADLVIFQFPMYWFSVPGIMKGWIDRVLTSGYAFTQEKRYSQGIFKDKKAMLSFTTGSNESMFSANGINGDMNVTLWPLQNGILHYCGFQVLAPQIFWAPSHVKAEARGAMLGGWRTRLQSLLQEAPLSFTPSDSFDGAKGFQLKPEVQEKHEGQEFGLTVGTHQGKRLPPNSQIRAGV from the exons ATGG AAGCGAAGAAGGTGCTGGTTGTTTACGCCCATCAGAGCGTCGGGTCGTTCAACGCTGCGGCCAAAGACGCTGCTGTGGAGGTCCTGGGCGCTCAGGGCTGCACGGTGGACGTGTCTGACCTGTACGCCCTCAAGTTCAAGGCCACGGCCACTGCTGAAGACATCGTTG GAGAGGTGAAGAACCAGGATCACTTCCGCTACGCTGAGGAGACCAAACTTGCGTGGGAGGAGGGCAAGCTGTCTGAAGACATCGTGGAGGAGCAGCGGAAACTCACCCAGGCCGACCTCGTCATCTTCCAG TTTCCCATGTACTGGTTCTCAGTCCCTGGCATCATGAAGGGCTGGATCGACCGCGTGCTGACGTCAGGCTATGCCTTCACGCAGGAGAAGAGATACAGCCAGGGCATCTTCAAG GACAAGAAGGCCATGCTGTCCTTCACCACCGGCTCTAATGAGTCCATGTTCAGTGCCAATGGCATCAATGGGGACATGAATGTCACCCTGTGGCCACTACAG AATGGAATCCTGCACTACTGCGGGTTCCAGGTCCTGGCCCCGCAGATCTTCTGGGCTCCGTCTCATGTGAAGGCTGAGGCTCGGGGCGCCATGCTGGGGGGCTGGCGTACCCGCCTGCAGTCTCTGCTGCAGGAGGCCCCGCTCTCCTTCACCCCGTCGGACTCCTTCGACGGGGCCAAGGGCTTCCAGCTGAAGCCCGAGGTCCAGGAGAAACACGAGGGCCAGGAGTTCGGGCTGACGGTGGGAACCCACCAGGGGAAGAGGCTGCCCCCCAACAGCCAGATCAGAGCTGGTGTCTAA
- the nhlh2 gene encoding LOW QUALITY PROTEIN: helix-loop-helix protein 2 (The sequence of the model RefSeq protein was modified relative to this genomic sequence to represent the inferred CDS: inserted 2 bases in 1 codon) yields the protein RAGSRGGGGGGGGGRGGARPXARSLSLSREERRRRRRTTARYRSAHASRERVRVEAFNGAFGDLRNLLPILPPDKKLSKIEILRLAMCYISYLRHVLEL from the exons AGGGCGGGGtcccgggggggcggcggcggcggcggcggtgggcgaGGAGGGGCCCGGCC cgcccgctctctctccctcagccgGGAGGAGCGGCGGCGCCGTCGGCGGACCACCGCCAGGTACCGCTCGGCGCACGCCAGCCGGGAGCGCGTCCGCGTGGAGGCCTTCAACGGGGCGTTCGGCGACCTGCGGaacctcctccccatcctgcCGCCCGACAAGAAGCTCTCCAAGATCGAGATCCTGAGGCTGGCCATGTGCTACATCTCCTACCTTCGCCACGTGCTGGAGCTGTGA